Proteins found in one uncultured Desulfuromonas sp. genomic segment:
- a CDS encoding TRAP transporter small permease, giving the protein MLKKIFRRIDATFSFVEDWSLLIVVAVALFSGLLNIILRKATPYSLYWSDEVIRKAIFFCTYIGCSAAIKQRALIRIDAVPQIIPVSRKFFNVINHLSVLIFSGMLTWLGWKMMVEVRADEFATTATLQIPEWYFYAVLPIVGVMMFIRTVMLLTEDVFNLSGDDTQEAANG; this is encoded by the coding sequence ATGCTAAAAAAAATTTTCCGCCGTATTGATGCCACATTCTCCTTTGTCGAAGATTGGTCACTGCTGATTGTCGTGGCCGTGGCTCTGTTTTCCGGACTTCTCAACATCATTTTGCGCAAAGCCACGCCTTACAGTCTGTACTGGTCGGACGAAGTGATTCGCAAAGCGATTTTCTTCTGCACCTACATCGGCTGCAGCGCTGCAATTAAGCAACGCGCGCTGATCCGGATCGATGCCGTCCCGCAAATCATTCCGGTGTCGCGCAAATTTTTCAATGTTATCAACCATCTGTCGGTGCTGATTTTTTCCGGCATGCTGACCTGGCTGGGCTGGAAGATGATGGTCGAAGTTCGCGCCGACGAATTCGCCACCACGGCAACGTTGCAGATTCCTGAGTGGTACTTTTACGCAGTACTGCCCATTGTCGGGGTGATGATGTTCATTCGCACCGTCATGTTGCTGACCGAGGATGTCTTCAACCTGTCCGGCGACGACACCCAGGAGGCCGCCAATGGATAG
- a CDS encoding chemotaxis protein: MAQATMQDKQGILLEAGTNEFEILEYYLFDQSFGINVHKLREIVPFCREELTTLPDSHPSLLGTLLLRGDTIPLISLADHIGKHLDPAKVAVTSDSAVQTRQVVLVCEFNDEVISFLVDGVDQIHRLSWSQVKPMDQFFESYRPRFTGTVTVGERDILIVDMEHIAYEIFGDGEHYAGGDEEVEASSSRKENRADVKLFFAEDSAIIRQGIMRVLKQAGYDLAQSYGDGLACWNAIQQAKEEGELPALVVSDIEMPELDGLALCRRIKEDQLLRQIKVVMYSSLINENTSHKCVEVGADDFTSKPDVSKVVALVDKYCLVEE; encoded by the coding sequence ATGGCTCAAGCGACAATGCAGGACAAACAGGGGATACTTCTGGAGGCCGGAACCAACGAATTCGAGATTCTCGAATACTATCTGTTTGATCAATCGTTCGGCATCAATGTCCATAAACTCAGGGAGATCGTTCCTTTTTGTCGCGAAGAGCTGACCACGCTGCCGGACAGCCATCCCTCACTGCTGGGAACGCTGCTGTTGCGTGGTGATACCATTCCCCTGATCAGTCTTGCCGACCATATCGGCAAACATCTTGATCCGGCCAAGGTGGCAGTGACATCGGACAGTGCGGTGCAGACGCGTCAAGTGGTGCTGGTGTGCGAGTTTAACGATGAGGTAATCTCTTTTCTGGTGGATGGGGTGGATCAGATCCACCGGTTGTCCTGGTCGCAGGTTAAACCGATGGATCAGTTTTTTGAGAGTTATCGGCCCCGTTTCACCGGCACCGTCACTGTCGGAGAGCGCGATATCCTGATTGTCGATATGGAACATATTGCTTACGAGATTTTTGGCGACGGCGAACATTACGCCGGTGGAGATGAAGAGGTTGAAGCGAGCAGCTCGCGCAAGGAAAACCGTGCCGATGTCAAACTGTTCTTTGCCGAAGATTCTGCCATTATCCGCCAGGGCATTATGCGGGTTCTCAAACAGGCGGGCTATGACCTGGCGCAGAGTTATGGTGATGGACTGGCGTGCTGGAATGCCATACAGCAGGCCAAAGAGGAGGGGGAACTCCCCGCTCTGGTTGTGTCGGATATCGAGATGCCTGAGCTTGATGGTCTGGCCCTGTGCCGTCGCATCAAAGAAGATCAGTTGTTGCGTCAGATCAAGGTGGTGATGTACTCCAGCCTGATCAATGAAAATACCTCCCATAAGTGTGTTGAAGTCGGCGCCGATGATTTTACCAGCAAACCGGACGTGAGCAAGGTGGTTGCCTTGGTGGATAAATATTGTCTGGTTGAGGAGTAA
- a CDS encoding TRAP transporter substrate-binding protein, translating to MKKATAMLWLISLFCLISVTVQARDLNILEQWKPKFDPSGAQYTYILSNVDHPAIAGIGVGYRIRDRVWEESGGRIYVDFRPLAQLGGEKDVVRKMKLGAIQGMLCSSVMAANVAPKLGIVNLPFIFDSSEKLEKFRNTPELFDDFSNAALRSGIKVIDFTGYGSYGWATTTPVRTLEEAKKVNFRIAQAPVNKDNYLAWGLKFTVLPWPDVPQALQTGVIDGLDHTPIVCSITKKFDVAKYFTDLHYTQGLYIHMVNKRWLDRLPPDLREVFLKVVREESAIARQKTDLQQSDQIEQAKKEGVQFFTLSEADRQTLKSKAQPVYEKWGKKIGADYLKKVQTALD from the coding sequence ATGAAAAAAGCAACGGCCATGCTCTGGCTGATCAGCCTGTTTTGCCTGATCAGCGTCACTGTTCAAGCGCGCGATTTAAACATTTTGGAACAATGGAAACCCAAGTTTGATCCTTCTGGAGCGCAATACACCTACATACTGTCCAATGTCGACCATCCGGCCATTGCCGGTATCGGTGTCGGCTATCGAATTCGCGACCGCGTCTGGGAGGAAAGTGGCGGACGGATCTATGTGGATTTTCGCCCTCTGGCTCAGCTCGGCGGCGAAAAAGATGTGGTTCGAAAAATGAAACTTGGCGCAATCCAGGGGATGCTCTGTTCATCGGTAATGGCCGCCAATGTCGCGCCAAAACTGGGCATTGTCAACCTGCCGTTCATTTTCGACAGCAGTGAAAAACTGGAAAAATTCCGCAATACGCCGGAGCTGTTTGATGACTTCAGCAATGCGGCGCTCCGCTCCGGTATCAAGGTCATCGACTTTACCGGTTACGGCAGTTATGGCTGGGCCACCACCACCCCGGTACGGACCCTTGAAGAGGCAAAAAAAGTCAACTTCCGTATTGCCCAAGCTCCAGTCAATAAAGACAATTACCTGGCCTGGGGACTCAAGTTTACCGTGCTGCCATGGCCCGATGTTCCACAGGCATTGCAGACCGGAGTCATTGATGGACTCGATCACACACCCATCGTGTGCAGCATTACCAAAAAATTCGACGTTGCCAAATATTTCACCGACCTCCACTACACCCAGGGGCTGTACATCCACATGGTCAACAAGCGTTGGCTCGACAGGCTCCCGCCGGATCTCAGAGAGGTTTTTCTCAAGGTTGTGCGCGAAGAGAGTGCCATTGCCCGTCAGAAAACCGACCTGCAACAGTCCGATCAAATCGAACAAGCCAAAAAAGAGGGCGTCCAGTTCTTTACCCTCAGTGAGGCCGACCGTCAGACCTTGAAAAGCAAGGCTCAACCGGTTTACGAAAAATGGGGCAAAAAAATCGGCGCAGACTATCTGAAAAAAGTTCAGACCGCTCTCGACTGA
- a CDS encoding TRAP transporter substrate-binding protein, with the protein MTLKRLPALLLFILLPISAMAGGNPLVKWKPDFDPSGAEYTYLLSNVSHPAIEGVGVGYSIRDRVWEETNGRIYVDFRPLSQLGGEKDVLRKLKMGAIQGMMSSSVAAANLAPKLGIVNLPYVIDTFEKLDKFRETPELFKPFSECGLKQKVRVLDITGYGTYGWATTKPVTNLDEAKDVIFRIAQAPVNADIYRSWGLKFTALPWPDVPQALQTGVITGLDHTPTVCNITKKFEIAKYFTEVNYAQGLFIHMINERWLKKLPEDLRTTFLRVVAEESAKARQRTRAQQEAQIAAAKANGVTFYALSADQKQNLVDLAAPVYKRWEEKIGADYLATVRARLAE; encoded by the coding sequence ATGACATTGAAACGACTACCGGCACTCTTGCTGTTTATCCTGCTGCCGATATCAGCCATGGCCGGCGGCAACCCGTTGGTGAAATGGAAACCGGATTTTGATCCTTCAGGAGCCGAATACACCTATCTGCTGTCCAACGTATCCCACCCCGCTATCGAAGGCGTCGGGGTCGGTTACAGCATCCGCGACCGGGTGTGGGAAGAGACCAACGGCCGTATCTATGTCGATTTCCGTCCGCTGTCGCAGTTGGGCGGCGAAAAGGATGTACTGCGCAAGCTGAAAATGGGCGCCATTCAAGGCATGATGTCTTCGTCGGTTGCGGCAGCCAATCTGGCCCCGAAACTCGGCATCGTCAACCTGCCGTATGTCATTGACACCTTTGAAAAACTGGACAAGTTTCGTGAAACACCGGAGCTGTTCAAACCATTCAGTGAATGTGGTCTGAAGCAGAAAGTCCGTGTTCTCGATATCACCGGTTACGGCACCTACGGCTGGGCCACCACCAAGCCGGTCACCAACCTCGATGAAGCCAAGGATGTCATCTTCCGCATCGCTCAGGCCCCGGTCAATGCCGATATTTACCGCTCATGGGGGCTTAAATTCACCGCCTTACCCTGGCCGGACGTCCCGCAAGCCCTGCAAACCGGCGTCATTACCGGACTTGACCACACTCCGACGGTGTGCAACATCACCAAGAAATTTGAAATTGCCAAATACTTCACCGAGGTCAACTACGCCCAGGGCCTGTTTATCCACATGATCAACGAGCGCTGGCTGAAAAAACTGCCGGAAGATTTGCGCACCACGTTCCTGAGAGTTGTTGCCGAAGAGAGTGCCAAGGCACGCCAGCGTACCCGCGCTCAACAGGAAGCCCAGATCGCTGCGGCGAAAGCCAATGGCGTCACTTTTTATGCACTTTCTGCCGATCAGAAGCAAAACCTTGTCGATTTGGCGGCACCTGTGTATAAAAGGTGGGAAGAAAAAATTGGCGCAGACTATCTGGCCACTGTTCGAGCTCGTTTGGCCGAATAA
- a CDS encoding outer membrane lipoprotein-sorting protein yields MNSVRFSIMLLMVLLVASSMSYALTADEIIDQANQASYYSGKDGRAMVKMTITAKGGDVRVREFTQLRYNEENGDQKFYTYFKAPADVYKMAYLVWKNIGRDDDRWLWLPALNLKKRIAPGDKRTSFVGSDFLYEDVSGRSPEEDVHTLVEETDTVYRIDNVPKDPGSVEFSHYVVDINKSTFLPMIAHYYDHRGNKYREVEALNVEEIQGFATVTVSEARDLASGSVTRNEFSDVEYNIGLNSRIFTERFLRRPPREVQ; encoded by the coding sequence ATGAACTCTGTTCGTTTTAGCATAATGTTGTTGATGGTATTGCTCGTTGCCTCCTCGATGAGCTACGCGTTGACGGCCGATGAAATTATTGATCAGGCTAATCAGGCCTCCTACTATTCCGGCAAGGATGGTCGGGCCATGGTCAAGATGACCATCACCGCCAAGGGGGGCGACGTCAGGGTGCGTGAATTTACGCAGCTGCGTTACAACGAGGAGAATGGAGACCAGAAATTTTACACCTATTTCAAGGCTCCGGCAGATGTCTACAAGATGGCCTACCTGGTCTGGAAAAACATCGGCCGTGACGATGATCGCTGGCTATGGCTGCCGGCGTTGAATCTGAAAAAAAGGATTGCGCCGGGCGATAAGCGGACCAGCTTTGTCGGTTCTGATTTTCTTTACGAGGATGTTTCCGGACGCAGCCCGGAAGAGGATGTTCACACGCTGGTTGAAGAAACAGATACGGTGTATCGCATCGATAATGTGCCGAAAGATCCAGGCTCCGTTGAGTTCTCACACTACGTGGTTGACATCAACAAGAGCACGTTTCTGCCGATGATCGCCCACTATTATGATCATCGCGGTAATAAGTACCGTGAGGTCGAAGCGTTGAACGTTGAAGAGATTCAGGGCTTTGCCACTGTTACAGTCTCCGAGGCGCGCGATTTGGCCTCCGGCAGTGTAACACGCAATGAGTTCAGCGACGTAGAGTACAATATTGGCCTGAACAGTCGGATCTTCACCGAGCGGTTTTTACGTCGTCCGCCTCGGGAGGTTCAATAG
- a CDS encoding MMPL family transporter — translation MKFALTQFSLKRPWLIIITVLALVVAFAIQFPAVTFDNDPENMLSADEPVRIFHHEVKDKYALYDFVIVGVVNETNPDGVFNVATLNRLDHLTQQLLHLQKNEQGLPEIVLPAHQGQPQQRTTYDLKPQGWWPRLLGIVFNHNPNDLFDAEGNSAIVERELMAPSVVDNIKQAGLGSLKLEYLMENPPRTEQEARQIAEDAMSNPLYRGTLVSEDRKAVCLYIPIIDKPYSYNVANLVQTLTADWPQEDQVLITGLPVAEDTFGVEMLVQMATSAPLAGVAIFLLMWLFFRNVSLIIAPMLVAIFSVVSAMGLLIGLGYDVHIMSSMIAIFLMPIAVADSVHILSEFYDTYHRFGNKKETIRYVIGHLFKPMLYTSLTTIAGFGSLAFTPIPPVEVFGLHVAFGVAVAWLLSMTFIPAYIMVAISEEKLSRAHLEQPHGPSSGMLSSLLEGMGRLSFSHGGTVLVVTVLLLVGAGYGISTINVNDNPVKWFTRGHDIRVADRVLNHHFGGTYTAYLTFAEVRPEACNREQKRALVRKRVQERFGEQFPQGVARIKAKLEELKANQRNVDGCDVHQCFHQLFLEAQKIDNQLMAGWNVLADEINYMDPTGLTRKQLVANLGSVAAQVPQELAALLKQLPNDNTLQGYPLMDAALKICDEHTGQSFASFILEMEAEVSAPPFKQPQMLRYVEGLQQALNEGGLVGKSTSAVDALKKAAYELSYVAPPADADGEELERYQQRNQAHFSVPDTASAVGQVFVQLEGMKKKDSLFHMVTRDYRETNVWIQLKSGDNQDMEAVVAQVEDYMQRNPPPVPLKNRWAGLTYLNVVWQDKMVNGMLSSLAGSFVVVLVMMMLLFRSIIWGALAMVPLTVTISLIYGLIGVAGKDYDMPVAVLSSLTLGLSVDFAIHFLQRARELYRQNGNWAESCKVMFKEPARAITRNAITISVGFTPLLLAPLVPYKTVGFFLATIMAVSWLASLVILPALLTVFQRWVFRQDVLDEGL, via the coding sequence ATGAAGTTCGCCCTTACCCAATTCAGCCTGAAACGACCCTGGCTGATCATCATAACTGTCCTTGCCCTTGTTGTGGCATTTGCCATCCAGTTTCCTGCGGTCACATTTGATAATGATCCGGAAAATATGCTGTCAGCCGATGAGCCGGTGCGGATTTTCCACCATGAGGTAAAAGACAAGTACGCATTGTACGATTTTGTCATCGTCGGTGTTGTCAACGAAACAAATCCGGATGGGGTGTTTAATGTCGCGACATTGAACCGCCTTGATCACCTTACTCAGCAATTGCTCCATCTGCAAAAAAATGAGCAAGGCCTTCCAGAAATTGTCCTCCCGGCCCACCAGGGCCAACCGCAACAACGGACAACGTATGATCTCAAGCCCCAGGGCTGGTGGCCGCGTCTGTTGGGAATCGTTTTTAATCACAACCCCAATGATCTGTTTGATGCCGAGGGCAACAGCGCCATCGTTGAACGTGAATTGATGGCGCCAAGTGTTGTCGATAACATCAAGCAGGCCGGACTGGGGTCGTTGAAACTCGAATATCTGATGGAAAATCCTCCTCGCACTGAACAGGAGGCCCGGCAGATTGCTGAGGATGCCATGAGCAATCCTCTCTATCGCGGCACTTTGGTATCGGAAGATCGCAAAGCCGTCTGTCTCTATATTCCGATTATCGACAAACCCTACAGCTATAATGTGGCAAATTTAGTGCAGACCTTAACCGCAGACTGGCCGCAGGAAGATCAGGTGCTGATCACCGGACTGCCGGTGGCGGAAGATACCTTTGGCGTTGAAATGCTGGTGCAGATGGCGACCTCGGCACCGTTGGCCGGGGTGGCGATTTTTCTTTTGATGTGGCTGTTTTTCCGCAATGTGTCGTTGATTATTGCCCCGATGCTGGTGGCGATTTTCAGTGTTGTCAGCGCCATGGGACTGCTGATCGGTCTTGGTTACGATGTGCACATCATGAGTTCCATGATCGCTATTTTTCTCATGCCGATCGCTGTGGCGGATTCGGTACATATTCTCAGTGAGTTCTACGATACCTACCATCGGTTCGGCAACAAGAAAGAAACAATCCGTTACGTTATCGGGCATCTGTTTAAGCCGATGCTCTACACCAGCCTGACCACCATTGCCGGTTTTGGTTCGCTGGCGTTCACCCCAATCCCCCCGGTTGAGGTGTTTGGCCTCCACGTTGCCTTTGGCGTGGCGGTGGCCTGGCTGTTGAGCATGACATTTATCCCAGCCTATATCATGGTGGCAATTTCGGAAGAAAAGTTGTCGCGGGCGCATCTGGAGCAACCCCATGGGCCCTCTTCCGGAATGTTGTCGTCATTGCTGGAGGGGATGGGGCGTTTGAGTTTCAGCCATGGAGGCACCGTGCTGGTCGTTACGGTGTTGCTGCTGGTGGGTGCCGGCTATGGGATTTCGACTATTAATGTCAATGACAATCCGGTCAAGTGGTTCACCCGTGGCCATGATATTCGGGTGGCGGACCGGGTTCTCAATCATCATTTTGGCGGCACCTATACCGCCTATTTGACTTTTGCCGAGGTGCGACCGGAAGCCTGCAACCGTGAGCAGAAACGGGCTTTGGTGCGCAAGCGGGTGCAGGAGCGGTTTGGCGAACAGTTTCCCCAAGGGGTGGCACGCATCAAGGCCAAACTTGAAGAACTCAAAGCCAATCAGCGCAACGTCGACGGATGCGATGTGCATCAGTGTTTTCATCAGCTGTTTCTTGAGGCGCAGAAAATCGATAACCAGCTTATGGCCGGGTGGAACGTTCTTGCGGATGAGATCAATTACATGGACCCCACCGGTTTAACGCGCAAGCAGTTGGTTGCCAATCTGGGTTCTGTTGCTGCGCAGGTGCCGCAAGAGCTGGCTGCATTGCTTAAACAGTTGCCGAACGATAACACGTTGCAGGGCTATCCACTCATGGATGCGGCGCTGAAAATCTGTGACGAGCATACCGGCCAATCTTTCGCTTCTTTTATTTTGGAAATGGAGGCTGAAGTGTCGGCTCCACCATTCAAGCAGCCGCAAATGTTGCGTTATGTCGAAGGGTTGCAACAGGCGCTGAATGAGGGTGGATTGGTCGGCAAGAGTACTTCGGCCGTTGATGCACTGAAGAAGGCGGCGTATGAACTCAGCTATGTGGCACCGCCCGCTGACGCCGATGGCGAGGAGTTGGAGCGCTATCAACAGCGCAATCAGGCCCATTTTTCCGTACCGGATACCGCGTCTGCCGTTGGTCAGGTGTTTGTACAGCTCGAAGGGATGAAAAAGAAAGACAGCTTGTTCCACATGGTGACCCGCGACTACCGGGAAACCAATGTTTGGATTCAGTTGAAAAGCGGTGATAATCAGGATATGGAAGCCGTCGTTGCCCAGGTTGAAGACTATATGCAGCGCAATCCGCCGCCGGTTCCGTTAAAAAACCGCTGGGCCGGTCTGACCTACCTCAATGTTGTCTGGCAGGATAAAATGGTCAACGGTATGTTATCGTCTCTGGCGGGGAGTTTTGTTGTTGTCCTGGTGATGATGATGTTGCTGTTTCGCTCGATAATCTGGGGTGCCTTGGCGATGGTTCCACTGACCGTGACCATCAGCTTGATCTATGGGTTGATTGGCGTCGCGGGCAAAGATTATGACATGCCGGTGGCGGTGCTGTCGTCACTGACATTGGGTTTGAGCGTCGACTTTGCCATCCATTTTCTGCAGCGGGCGCGGGAACTTTACCGGCAGAATGGCAATTGGGCGGAATCCTGTAAGGTGATGTTCAAGGAACCGGCCCGGGCGATCACTCGCAATGCCATCACCATCTCGGTTGGTTTTACGCCATTGTTACTGGCTCCGCTGGTGCCTTACAAGACGGTTGGATTTTTTCTGGCGACGATCATGGCGGTCTCCTGGCTGGCATCATTGGTGATTCTGCCGGCTTTGCTCACCGTGTTTCAGCGCTGGGTGTTCCGCCAGGACGTTCTGGATGAGGGGCTTTAA